The genomic region TGTGTTCAATAGTCACAATTTTCTTAACCATCGATTTTATGCGATAGCTGTCGTGATTTTTAGTAAAATATGATGTGACGCGCTTTTTCAGGTTTTTTGCCTTTCCTACATAGAGTAGTTTGTGGTCTTTATCATAATATTGATAAACACCTGGTGTAGAAGGTAGAATTCTGATTTGGACCTCAAGCGGTGATAATTCCATAGCGATGTAAAGTTAGGAATTTTCTAGAGCACGCTTCCGCGAAAGCGTATTAAAATCAACCTAATTTCTTATCATTTCTATAACGGTGCAAATTTTGCAAATGCTGTAATTTTGAAAATAAAAAGATGGCAAGTTTTAAGGAAATCATATCAACAGATACACCAGTTTTAATTGACTTTTTTGCTACCTGGTGCGGTCCATGTCAGACCATGATGCCGGTATTGGAAAAGTTGAAAGACGAATTAGGAGATGAGGTTAGAATCTTAAAGATAGACGTAGATAAAAATCAGGCACTCGCTACCCAAATGAATGTACGTGGTGTCCCTGCTTTTATGATATATAAAAATGGTAAACTTATCTGGAAGGGCAGTGGAGTGCAACCATTACATGTTCTGAAAGAACAAATTGCAAAAGCATAGTCTGTCAGACTGTAATTTTTAGTTAAAAAGTAGACGGATATATTTTTAATATAAAGTGTTATAAAAGTTGTAGCTGATGCAAACAGATCAACAATTAAATGTCCTAGGCACATTATTAGAGTTGTGTTGCAATAATCCTAAGACGGGTTACTGGCGTGATGGAATATGTCGTACTGCTAGTGAAGATTATGGTACACATGTAGTCTGTGCAGTAATGACGCAAGAGTTTCTTGAATATTCTAAGT from Nonlabens arenilitoris harbors:
- the trxA gene encoding thioredoxin is translated as MASFKEIISTDTPVLIDFFATWCGPCQTMMPVLEKLKDELGDEVRILKIDVDKNQALATQMNVRGVPAFMIYKNGKLIWKGSGVQPLHVLKEQIAKA